TCAGTATTATTCCTCTAGCCCTTGATTGCAAATTCTCATAGGCAATTCCGGAAGTACCTCCTATTCCGCTATCAATGGTCTCAACTATATCGGTGATTGCGATAACCCGGTAGGATATTTCGAGCATTTCGGCTACCCTCTCAGCATCCTCCATACTTTCTCTACCGGTAAATTTTGACGGCATCATTATTGCATGCACATTTTCTTTTCCCAAAGCATCGACTGCAATTGCCGCAACTAAAGCAGAATCTATTCCGCCTGATAATCCGAGCAACACCGACTTAAATCGATTATTATGCATATAATCTCTAAGACCCAGCACCATAGCTCCATAGAGCTCATCTTCCTTAGAAAAATTTTCTATATTATTTGTAGTTAAAATTTTATTTCCCTGAACATCTACTACTATGCTATCTTCCCTAAATGCCGATAAACAAAATTTTAAACTTCCGTCGTAACCGAAGCTTCTTCCTTCAAAAACTATACCGTCTTGCCCGAGTACCTGATTACAATATATAATCGGAAGCCTTACCTCTTGATATCTTTTCCTTATTATTTCTAAGCGAGTATTAAATTTTTCACCATCATAAGGGGAAGCATTGGGCACCAGTAAGATTTCAGCACCCTTCTCTTTTAATTTTGAAGCCACCTCAGGAAACCACATATCTTCACAGATCGGTACTCCGATTTTATATTCGTTGATATCTATAACCCTGGGTTCCCCGCTACTAAAATATCTTTCTTCATCGAATACCCCATAATTAGGTATACATTGTTTATAGCTTTTTCCTATAACTTTGCCGTTTTGAATAGCTAAAATTGCGTTATAAAGCTTATCTTTTTCTTTAATTACAGTGGGTAATAAAATTGTCGATGCTTTAGAGTTTTTTATCAATGAGGCTGTGTGCTTTTCTAATTCCATTAAGAATGAAGGTTTATGCAATAGATCTTCAGGCGTATAGCCTACACTGATCATTTCCGGAAATAAACATATATCGGCATTATCATTGCATGCTTTCAAATAGCAATTTTTAATTAAATCAAAGTTATACTCAATATCTCCTATTCTAGGCTTTACCTGTGCTAAGAATATTTTCATTCCATCCTACTTATTATGTCACGTTATTAACTAGTATTCTTTATAATGATTTAAATCTACCTTGTTCTTTTTCTATAACTTTTACCCATGTATTCCGAGGACACGGGCTCTTTTCATTATATTTATGTAAATCTTTATATTTATTAATATTCCATTTTGCAGTAGCATTTTCAAGCTCAATTCTTAAGTGCGGCAGATTATAAAAATCTATTAGCATTGAAGCCAAATTTTTTAAATAAATTATATCGGATTCTGAATCCAACAACTTATGAATAATTTCTTTAACTTCCAAATATGCATTTTTAATCTGCTGCTCGAATGTTACTCTCTTTTCTTCTTCCTCATTAGTTATATAACCGGCATTTTTTTCAAAAGCGCCGGCAAGTTCACTAACCTCCCCCAAGGTTTTCTCCATCCCTTTTAACTCTAAATAATCCCCTTAAAACATACCTTAAATATATCAGGTTAACAGAAGGTTAATAAATTATGATGAAGTAGAAAAACAAGTACTTTTCTTGACAGGTTATTTTTTTTCAATATAAGTTGGTTAATTATTATACACCAGGGGTGCTTTATGTAATTTTACATGAGGCTGAGAAACACCCTTAAAACCTGCTCTGGTTAATGCCTGCGGAGGGAGTGTGAAGCAAGAATTTCATATGCCCATTTTATAAGCGGGCAAGCTTCTCCTTTTCTTGTTTTATTTCTTCTTCGTAGAAATTTTATGAGGAAGAAGAGATGAAAGAATATCTTAATAAAACTTATTTACCTGCAATGCTTGGTGCTGCAATAGAATATTATGATATAGCCCTTTACGGCTTCATGGCACCAATCTTAGTGCAAGTTTTTCTCCCTCATCTTCCTAAAACTACTGCATATTTTTTCTATTTCTTATTCGAATTTTTCGCAAGTTTGGCTCAATTAGCGGGAGCATATTTTTTCGGTAAAATGGGTGATAATGATGGGCGTAAAAATGCCATGTATTATGCTATGATCGGTACATCATGTACTACTTTTATAGTTAGTGTATTACCCTCTTACCTTTCTTTGGGGATATTTGCTTCTTTCCTTTTCTTTGCTACCAGGCTTATGCAGGGATTCTTTCTGGGTGGAGAATACAACGGAGGAGCAATTTATTGTTTGGAACATGAACAAGACCACCGAAAGCACGGTACAGTTAGTGGGTTATATTGTGCATTAACAGCTTGTGGAATAATAACAGCAAGCCTTGCCGCTACCGCTGTCAATCACTATGGATCAGAATATTTCCGTATTGCTTATGGGGTTAGCTTTTTGCTTGCTATGCTAACCTTTTTTCTTAGAAAGTCGGTAAATGAAACTTCAGAGTTTTTAAAAGCTAAATTAATTTCTAATAAGCATTTTATAAGAACAAGCCCTTTTAAGCTTGATTATAAAAACTTAGTTAGTCTAGGAATAGCTTCTCTTTTATTCGGAATATTGTATGGGATACCAACTCGTATTTTTAATGCGATAATTCCACTTGTAACAAGCATCAGTACTAACTTAACCATGATAATCAACAGTGCTTTTTTAGTACTGTATATGCTGCTTTTAATAATGTTCGGTATAATTGCAAATAGATTTAAGTTTAAAAAAATGATGTATTTAACAGCTTTTTTAACTGCATTACTTGCTTACCCAATAATTATGTTAATAGAAAGTAGATCTCTTGAAGGAATTATTATAGCTAAAGCTATTTTTACCTGCCTTGCCGCTGCTTTTATTTCTCCCCTTCATGCATTTGCTCAAAGTTTATTTATAACTGAAGAAAGATATAAGCTTATCTCAATAGGGTACACACTGGGTAAATGCTGCTCTACCTTAATAATAGCCTTATCCGTCACCACTTATGATTACCTTGGTAACTTATACGGTATAGCATCAATTCTAACAATAATTGCAATAATTACATGGAGAGCATTATATGAGAAGCAGACTTAATCATTCGCTTAAACTTTGTTTGGTTACCAATATAACTCATCAACCTATGGAACAATACTTAAGGTTTGTTGAGGAGGCAGTAATGGGAGGAGTTACTATGGTACAACTGCGGGAAAAATCTAATAATTTAGTGGAAGTTAAAACTCGGGCTAGAGAACTGCAAAGGTTACTATGTTCGTTCGAAATACCGCTTATTATTAATGATTATGTTGAACTTGCAGCAGAAATAGATGCCGATGGAGTACATATCGGTCAACAAGATATGTCTATCACAAAAGCTAGAGGAATTTTAGGAGCAAATAAAATTATCGGATTATCAATTGAGGATTTAGATGAATTAAGTGAAAGCAATAATTCAAATGATATAGATTATGTAACCGCAAGTGCAGTTTTTCCAAGTAAAACTAAACCTGGTTGCAAGCAAATCTGGGGTATTGAAGGATTACAAAAAATAACTTCAACTTCTATACATCCGGTAACTGCAATCGGAGGAATCAAACTAAATAATACATTAGAGATTATAAGTACAGGAGCGAAAGGGATTGCAGTTATCGGAGCTATTCATGACGCTCTTAATCCTTATGAAGCAGCACAAAATTTAAGAAAAATTATTGATAATAAAAATGGAACGGCCTTATCATATAGGAGATAGAAAGTGAAGAAAGTTTTAACAATTGCAGGTTTTGATGGCTCGGGAGGTGCCGGAATACAAGCTGATCTCAAAACATTCTCAGCATTCGGCTGCTATGGAACGAGCGTGTTGACAGCGCTTCCTGTTCAAAACACTCTTGGTGTAAGAAATTGTTATGAAATACCTTTAAAAGCAATAGAAGAACAGTTGTCGGCAATATTTGATGATATAATACCGGATAGTATTAAAATCGGGATGCTTTTTAAAAGTGAAATTATCGAACTTGTTGCAGATTTCCTTAAGAAAGAAGCTAATAGCATCCCTATAATTCTTGACCCGGTAATGGTCGCTAAAAGCGGTGATCGCTTATTGTTATCTAATGCTATAGATGCTCTTAAAACTCAGCTTATCCCACTAGCTGCTATCATCACCCCAAACTTGCCTGAAGCTTACGAATTAACAGGCATAAATGCTACAACACCTGATAATATGCTACAAGCAGCTAACCAATTATTAAAACTTAGAGCTAAATCAGTGCTTTTAAAAGGTGGCCACTTAGAAGGCAATGAATGCTCAGACTTATATATCAATGAAGAAGGTATAAGTACTTGGCTAAAAGCAGAACGCATTATAACTTCTAATACCCATGGCACAGGCTGTACATTGTCTGCAGCTATTGCTTCCTGCCTTGCACATGGAATGGGAATGTTAGAAGCATGTAAAGTTGCTAAGTACTATTTATATAATGCACTTAAAGCCGCAAGTAATAAAAAAATCGGTTTGGGTAAAGGACCTGTTCATCACTTCTATCATTTATGGCCTACAACTGAAAAATCAGATAATAAGAATAGTAAGAAGCACGCGCCTAGCCGTCATTTATACATAAACTTAGTTTAATTTTTTATAGTTCAACTATGCTCCCTATATATAGGATATTAAACTTAACTTACTATAAAATATTAAAGTATACCCACTACCGAAAGCTGGGTTCCGTATTCCGCTTTCCCATCTTTATTAAAGTTCTTTTCATGAGTTGCACGTCTATAGCTAAAAAATTCAGGATTAGAATAAGTATCTATTCCCAAATTATCAATATGTTGAATTCCGATAATTTTAAGCCTTTCCACACAATAAGCAGGTAGATCGAACATATAGTGGTCGGCTTGCTTTGAATTAATAAAAAATTTACTGCTAGCCGGTTTAACACTTATAAAATTATTATAAAAGCTTTCATCTACTTCATATGAGGCTTGCTGAATGCATGGCCCGATTACACAAATTATATCTGCTATATTAGCTCCTAAATTTTGCATAGCCGCTATAGTATTACCTATAATACCTGATATAGCCCCTTTCCATCCTGCATGAGCTGCCGCAATAATCTGTTTTTTAGGATCGAAAAATAAAATAGGAGCACAATCGGCAGTTTTTATCCCTAGTAAAATTCCCGGTAAATTAGTGACCAAAGCATCTGCCACCGGGTGCTTAATATGCTCATCTCCATCTTTTATACTTATCACCCGGTTTGAGTGTATTTGTGTAACTGTAATCAATTTGTTGTGCGAAAATCCTAAACTATTACTTATAATCTCACGATTGGTAATAACGTTCTTTTTACTATCAGATGAGGCTAAGTTACAATTTAAAGATTGAAAATGTAAATCTTTACTCACACCTCCTTTCCTGGTAAAAAAGCCATGTGCCAGGTTAGCTTGCTCTGCTAATTTTAAACCGGAATATTTAAAGGTCTTACTTTCTTTATTCATATTAAATTATATTGTTTATTTTACTCTTTTTTACTGCCTCTTTCAAACCCTTCGTTTAATTTAGCTCCCACATTTTCAGGCATAAAGTTTGTTCCTTCATTCCCTCCTATTTTCCCCTTGTTACCGGGCATCATAAGTTCATCCATTTTCCTTGTTAGCATACCAGGTTCTTGTACAATTTTTTCTCCTTGTTTTGCTACGCTTCCTATGAGTGGGATACCCTGTGCTTTCTTTAATACCATACCTATAGGATTTAAGCCTTTAACCATATTCATGCCTTGCCCGATAAATGAGCCTTGAATCGCGCTTTGCATTGCACTGGCCGAAGCTGCCGAAGTTGACCTACTACTACCCATTAATGAATCTGCAATAGTCGGTACTTCTTCCAAAAAGCCGTTAAATATTAATGAAACAATCAAAAAAGCAAATAAATGCCCGATCGTTAATGCTGAATTAGCCTGGCTGGAAAAAGTCGGGTACCAAAACATTAAATCAAAAATATCAAGGCCTGCAATACTAACATCCCATACACTCACCCAACAAACCTGATAATATAATAATTTTTGCAGTTGCTCTGTAATTATGCTCATCATAAGCGCAAAAGTAGAAACGACAAGAATCATAAGAAATGCACTATTAACCATTAACTTAATCCATTCATCAAATAACTTCTTTGTCCATTCAAATAATAACATTATGATAAATATCGGAGCCGAAACCATAAGCAACGCCAATTGCATAACTGAAAGTAAATATAAAAATACGGCTCTAAAAATACCAAGTAATAAAAAATACCAACATATATATATTGCAGGAATAAAGTAAAGTTTCCAGTCATAGAATAAAACCGCAACTATTTTTTTATGTATCGGAGCAGAAATTAACATTTTAAAAAACATATCAAATATTGAAAGCGGAGATGCATCTTCCGGCATTAAGAAAATAGGATCATTTATATTATTATCATAATATAATGTTGAGGTAATAATGATTTGAGTGATGCTTGCCGCTCCGTCAGTAAATAAATTAAATAGATTATTATTAAAAAAGTCCCAACTATATTCTGAAAGCAGGGTAGCAATTAAACCGACTTTTATTAACCTGATTATTAACTCCTTCTTCTCAATTTTAATTAACCCTATCATGAAACCTACCCCTGTGAAAGCTACATATAACACAAGCATAGCTCTACAGATAGTAATGAACTTTAAATCTCGAGTAACGGAAATATAAATAGAGGCAGTAACTTCTTTTATAGCATCGGTAATAACTTCCATAACTTCCTGAATAAATCCTTTATTTGAAAATACCCCGCTAATTAAGCTAACCAAATATTTCCCGCCGTTATCATCATAATATCTATCTAATATTTTGAAATATAATCTTCCTCTTACCACATAATCTAAACCTTGTGACTGCTGGTCTTTAGTACAAACCGTTTTCTGCTCATCATTGTTTTTACAAAACTGACTATAATTTACTTCAAAATATTTTTTATCTTCACTTGATTCCTCATTATTTTTAACCGTAGCATGAAAAGTCCTGAAAAAAGCGGTCGGTAAAGTTAAAGCATTCCCAAGCTCATTAGGGTTTAATGTTTGGCCATTATTATCTATTGCAATCAAACCATACAATCCTTGCCCTTCTTTAAGCACGCAAGGGTATGCATGATTAGGATCGCTGTCTACTATCTTCCCGTTATCTAAGCAAATTGCATGGTTTGAAATATTTTTTGCACAATCAAGCATTATACATTCGGTTTTAGTCTCCGCACCCCAAGGATACCACTCTCCTTGAATATACCCTTTAAGCTTAGCATAAGAAGAATTTTCAGAATTATTGGCAATACCGGTAGTATATAGCCCCGTATCCACCCATGGTGCAATTTGCTGCCCTTTAGGAAAAGCTCTTAACAGTTTTGTATTAACTGTTTTTCCGGTTTTAGGATCTTTAGCTTTATATGTGCTACCACCTCCGCTTTGATTAGGATTAGCAGGCACATATAATGACCCTCCAAGACCAAAATCAGAAGCAAGAACACAGCTTTCGGCATATGACTGCTGTGGGCTACTAGAAATTCCTATCAGTAAAATCAGTAGAACTTTTATAAAACTTAATAGTTTTTTCCGCATATCCCCTCTAAGATCTTTTCTACTTTTACTACATAGTTAAAATGAATAATAATATTCTTTCTTTTTCTTTCTAAGTAAAAATATAATTTACCTGACATAATTATCCTTTTCACATTATTCAACCATCAACCGGTGGCATAGGCATTGGCGGCTTAGGCATCGGTGCACCGTCTTTTTTAGTTTTTCCCTGCTCTCTTTGCTCTCCCCTTTGTTTCCCCTGTAGGAATGGTTGTGTTAAATTATCTCTGGCCTGTACTGATTCTTTATCAGTTCCGGTGACTGCACCGAAACCCTCTAAGCCTTTCGCTAAAGGATCATTGTTATCAGCCATATTACTAAGACTACTACCTATAAAACCTCCACTGACAAGTTGCATTGCCATTGAAGAGCAATGACCTATTAAAGCATATGTAGATTGTGACATTAAAAATAAAAAGAGTATAGCTGCTATCTGAGTAAGCGGCAGACCAAGAAAATCATCGGCCGGATAATGCATACTCATCATAGTAGTCCATCCCGGTATTAAGCACAAATCAATATTTATAACGCCAGCATCAAGTTGGAATCCTAAGAGACATATCTTACATGCAGTAATTGCTAAACTTGTATATAAACCTATCATTAATAAATTATTTATCATAGTGATCATAGCGAAGACAAAAATCGGCTGCAAAGCAAACGATAATAGTTGTTTAAGCCAAGCATCAAAGAACTGCCTGGTATATTCAAATAAGATAAAAGATATAAATAGAGGGGCAATTAAAAGGAGTAAAGCTATCCCGATCATTGACATTAAGTAAATTATAATAGCTTTACCAATACAAAATATATAAGTTATTGCTGCAATTACAATTAATATAGCAATTACAAACCCTAAAACAGAAGACATAAGCACTGCACACACTTTAATCCACACTTCTCTACTGAATAGCTGAGTAAACGGCTTATCGAAAACAGAAAAAGCTAAGGCAGGATCTTGCTGAATTCGGGCAATTTGCTCCGCTGAAGCTCCGGTTTCAACTACAATTCTTGCTATAATCTCCAACCCTCCATCAGTAAATATATTAAATAAATATATATTAAAAAATTTCCAACTGTTTGGTGAAATTAAAGTTATTACCACCCCTATTTTTATAAATCTTATTATAGCTTCTTTTTGAGTTATTTCTGCAAATCCCGCTATAAAGCTTAAACCCGTATAAGCAATATATAAAATAAGTAAAGCCCTTATTGCATTAACTAATTGGGTATCTAATACCATCCTATTAAATATTTTCTGAACTTTTCCCGGAGTATTTATGTCACCGAACAAATACCCTTTTACTGTGCTGATCAAATCAGAAATAAAACCGGTTATGCTAGGGGGATCACCCTCAATTTCTACCTCTACAAAATATCCTCCGCTGGTTTTTGACGGAGCATAATTATTTTTAGCGGACTCGTTACTGGATTTGCAATGCGATTCATCATTCGGGCATTGAGGAGCCTTATCTTTTTCAAATTCTAACGGTTTTATTCTAAGGAATACCCCACCTCTATTCTTTCCTTGTAACACTACTTCACCACGGCTCATAATCGCATCCTTAGGTACATCATGCCACTCAACGCTTGGATCCCACGGTTTGTAAGTATTTATATCATCCTTAGTATCTAAGGGTACTATAGCATATTGCAGCCTATCTCCATTATAATACGGGCACCCTTTCCAAGAGATCTCTACATACTGTCCTCCAAGATTATCATCCCAATTATCAGCATCTCCTCCATCATAATGCTTTAACCCGAGACGGCTCCAATATTTTGAAAATCCTGAAAGATACCCTGAATAAAAAATCATTTTATAGAGATAATTATCTTGCTTTTGGTTATCAATGATTACATTAGTTCTAATATTCTCTAATATTCTATTTTCTAAGCCGTAAAAAGGATATTTCGCATTGTTTTTGTTTGCTTGTGCAGGAGAAATTGTATAACTTCCTTTAGCATTACTACCGGGGATTTGTAATTCGCTCCCTGCCAGATAAAGTAATTGCCCGCCATCCCAATCATCATAATAAGGAGCCCTAACACCCAGTGAATACTGAATTGGCACACCTTCACAGCCATCTGAACATAGAGAAGCAAACCCCCAGCCCATAGTTATAGAAAGGTAATCACCATTTTTAACGTCAATCCCTGTATCAGTCCAATGAGGGTTACGTGCATTCCATGTACTCGGAGATGTGTTTCTCCCCGACCATTTACCGGTATTCCAATCCCAGATATTATCCTTAAAGGAATAAATGGTAGGAACTAATTTAACTGTTTTCATCCCGCACATATATACTGTATTTCCTTCCGAATTTCCCGGATCAAATACCTTAAAATACGCCTTTGCTCCAGGATTTATAGTAATTCCGGTCTCATAGTAATTATTGGCGGCTGAATCTACTGCAGTTTCATTGGTACTGCACTTTGCCCCTATCCCAACCGCCTCTTTCTTAATAAACGGTAGCCAGTCAGTACTGTCTGGATTGGCTTGTCTATAAAAGCTGGTAAAATCTTTCCCTGTTTGGCAATCCATTATACAAGCATCAATTATATCTTGGTTTAATTCCCCGTCATAACTGGTTCGGGAAAAAGCATTACATTCTATTTTACACCTTTCCGCACAGACACGACCTATCGGTTTCACCTCAATAACTTTTCTTTGGATATCACCGAACTCCCAGCTGAATATACAATCATCATATATTGCATGGGAATTCTTAGGTATGAATATTAGCAATACCCAAATAAGTGCGAGAATAAAAGCAAAACTTATATTTTTTAAATATTTTAAACTTAATAAATTTTTCATTTTTTACCTAAATTCTCTATCCACCCATACCAGGCATTCCACCGCCACCGCCGCCACCGCCGCCTCCACCGCCCATCATACCACCTATTCCAGGCATACCGCCGCCGCCGCCACCGCCGCCACCCATCATACCACCTATTCCAGGCATACCACCGCCGCCGCCACCGCCGCCGCCCATCATACCACCCA
This genomic window from Candidatus Jidaibacter acanthamoeba contains:
- a CDS encoding NAD+ synthase, with the protein product MKIFLAQVKPRIGDIEYNFDLIKNCYLKACNDNADICLFPEMISVGYTPEDLLHKPSFLMELEKHTASLIKNSKASTILLPTVIKEKDKLYNAILAIQNGKVIGKSYKQCIPNYGVFDEERYFSSGEPRVIDINEYKIGVPICEDMWFPEVASKLKEKGAEILLVPNASPYDGEKFNTRLEIIRKRYQEVRLPIIYCNQVLGQDGIVFEGRSFGYDGSLKFCLSAFREDSIVVDVQGNKILTTNNIENFSKEDELYGAMVLGLRDYMHNNRFKSVLLGLSGGIDSALVAAIAVDALGKENVHAIMMPSKFTGRESMEDAERVAEMLEISYRVIAITDIVETIDSGIGGTSGIAYENLQSRARGIILMSISNMTQSLVLTTGNKSENAVGYATLYGDMCGGFNPIKDLYKTAVFNIAKFRNSKLPTSIQVMNLNFPVMPERVITKPPSAELREDQKDSDSLPEYSILDQILEAYIEQDLGKEEIIDKGFDKETVEKVIKLIKISEYKRRQSAPGVKLTTRTLDKERRYPITNLYKG
- a CDS encoding MFS transporter, which codes for MKEYLNKTYLPAMLGAAIEYYDIALYGFMAPILVQVFLPHLPKTTAYFFYFLFEFFASLAQLAGAYFFGKMGDNDGRKNAMYYAMIGTSCTTFIVSVLPSYLSLGIFASFLFFATRLMQGFFLGGEYNGGAIYCLEHEQDHRKHGTVSGLYCALTACGIITASLAATAVNHYGSEYFRIAYGVSFLLAMLTFFLRKSVNETSEFLKAKLISNKHFIRTSPFKLDYKNLVSLGIASLLFGILYGIPTRIFNAIIPLVTSISTNLTMIINSAFLVLYMLLLIMFGIIANRFKFKKMMYLTAFLTALLAYPIIMLIESRSLEGIIIAKAIFTCLAAAFISPLHAFAQSLFITEERYKLISIGYTLGKCCSTLIIALSVTTYDYLGNLYGIASILTIIAIITWRALYEKQT
- the thiE gene encoding thiamine phosphate synthase, coding for MRSRLNHSLKLCLVTNITHQPMEQYLRFVEEAVMGGVTMVQLREKSNNLVEVKTRARELQRLLCSFEIPLIINDYVELAAEIDADGVHIGQQDMSITKARGILGANKIIGLSIEDLDELSESNNSNDIDYVTASAVFPSKTKPGCKQIWGIEGLQKITSTSIHPVTAIGGIKLNNTLEIISTGAKGIAVIGAIHDALNPYEAAQNLRKIIDNKNGTALSYRR
- the thiD gene encoding bifunctional hydroxymethylpyrimidine kinase/phosphomethylpyrimidine kinase → MKKVLTIAGFDGSGGAGIQADLKTFSAFGCYGTSVLTALPVQNTLGVRNCYEIPLKAIEEQLSAIFDDIIPDSIKIGMLFKSEIIELVADFLKKEANSIPIILDPVMVAKSGDRLLLSNAIDALKTQLIPLAAIITPNLPEAYELTGINATTPDNMLQAANQLLKLRAKSVLLKGGHLEGNECSDLYINEEGISTWLKAERIITSNTHGTGCTLSAAIASCLAHGMGMLEACKVAKYYLYNALKAASNKKIGLGKGPVHHFYHLWPTTEKSDNKNSKKHAPSRHLYINLV
- the pgeF gene encoding peptidoglycan editing factor PgeF produces the protein MNKESKTFKYSGLKLAEQANLAHGFFTRKGGVSKDLHFQSLNCNLASSDSKKNVITNREIISNSLGFSHNKLITVTQIHSNRVISIKDGDEHIKHPVADALVTNLPGILLGIKTADCAPILFFDPKKQIIAAAHAGWKGAISGIIGNTIAAMQNLGANIADIICVIGPCIQQASYEVDESFYNNFISVKPASSKFFINSKQADHYMFDLPAYCVERLKIIGIQHIDNLGIDTYSNPEFFSYRRATHEKNFNKDGKAEYGTQLSVVGIL
- a CDS encoding type IV secretion system protein, with the translated sequence MRKKLLSFIKVLLILLIGISSSPQQSYAESCVLASDFGLGGSLYVPANPNQSGGGSTYKAKDPKTGKTVNTKLLRAFPKGQQIAPWVDTGLYTTGIANNSENSSYAKLKGYIQGEWYPWGAETKTECIMLDCAKNISNHAICLDNGKIVDSDPNHAYPCVLKEGQGLYGLIAIDNNGQTLNPNELGNALTLPTAFFRTFHATVKNNEESSEDKKYFEVNYSQFCKNNDEQKTVCTKDQQSQGLDYVVRGRLYFKILDRYYDDNGGKYLVSLISGVFSNKGFIQEVMEVITDAIKEVTASIYISVTRDLKFITICRAMLVLYVAFTGVGFMIGLIKIEKKELIIRLIKVGLIATLLSEYSWDFFNNNLFNLFTDGAASITQIIITSTLYYDNNINDPIFLMPEDASPLSIFDMFFKMLISAPIHKKIVAVLFYDWKLYFIPAIYICWYFLLLGIFRAVFLYLLSVMQLALLMVSAPIFIIMLLFEWTKKLFDEWIKLMVNSAFLMILVVSTFALMMSIITEQLQKLLYYQVCWVSVWDVSIAGLDIFDLMFWYPTFSSQANSALTIGHLFAFLIVSLIFNGFLEEVPTIADSLMGSSRSTSAASASAMQSAIQGSFIGQGMNMVKGLNPIGMVLKKAQGIPLIGSVAKQGEKIVQEPGMLTRKMDELMMPGNKGKIGGNEGTNFMPENVGAKLNEGFERGSKKE
- a CDS encoding type IV secretion system protein translates to MKNLLSLKYLKNISFAFILALIWVLLIFIPKNSHAIYDDCIFSWEFGDIQRKVIEVKPIGRVCAERCKIECNAFSRTSYDGELNQDIIDACIMDCQTGKDFTSFYRQANPDSTDWLPFIKKEAVGIGAKCSTNETAVDSAANNYYETGITINPGAKAYFKVFDPGNSEGNTVYMCGMKTVKLVPTIYSFKDNIWDWNTGKWSGRNTSPSTWNARNPHWTDTGIDVKNGDYLSITMGWGFASLCSDGCEGVPIQYSLGVRAPYYDDWDGGQLLYLAGSELQIPGSNAKGSYTISPAQANKNNAKYPFYGLENRILENIRTNVIIDNQKQDNYLYKMIFYSGYLSGFSKYWSRLGLKHYDGGDADNWDDNLGGQYVEISWKGCPYYNGDRLQYAIVPLDTKDDINTYKPWDPSVEWHDVPKDAIMSRGEVVLQGKNRGGVFLRIKPLEFEKDKAPQCPNDESHCKSSNESAKNNYAPSKTSGGYFVEVEIEGDPPSITGFISDLISTVKGYLFGDINTPGKVQKIFNRMVLDTQLVNAIRALLILYIAYTGLSFIAGFAEITQKEAIIRFIKIGVVITLISPNSWKFFNIYLFNIFTDGGLEIIARIVVETGASAEQIARIQQDPALAFSVFDKPFTQLFSREVWIKVCAVLMSSVLGFVIAILIVIAAITYIFCIGKAIIIYLMSMIGIALLLLIAPLFISFILFEYTRQFFDAWLKQLLSFALQPIFVFAMITMINNLLMIGLYTSLAITACKICLLGFQLDAGVINIDLCLIPGWTTMMSMHYPADDFLGLPLTQIAAILFLFLMSQSTYALIGHCSSMAMQLVSGGFIGSSLSNMADNNDPLAKGLEGFGAVTGTDKESVQARDNLTQPFLQGKQRGEQREQGKTKKDGAPMPKPPMPMPPVDG